The genomic region TCTATTAGCTTGTCCGAGTATTCTTTGATTGACTCAAACTCCTTCATTTGTAGCCTCTCGAATTCTCTGATCAAGTTCAACACCTTCATGCTCTTGATCCTCTCATCTTCTTGATACTCAGCTTTGAGGTAGTCCCATATATCCTTTGCTAATCCAAAAACCATAATTCTATTAAATATGGATGGTGAAACCAAAGCATAAAGCCAAGCCTTTGCTTTAGCCTTACTGGTGGTTCTGTCCTTGTGCATTTTGATCTGGTTCATAGTTGAATTGTTGGGAAGTGGAGTCACCTCATAATCTTCCTTGACAGCTTCCCAATAATCACAACCCTCCATGTATGCTTACATTCTCACAGGCCATGCTTAATCGTTTTCTTCATCAAACACAAGTGGGGCTAAGATAGACATGTTACTTGATATCGATCCCATTTTCCTTAAAACCTCATAAGTGTATCTCTCAATTTTTCTCTCAGAACTctcacaaaacttttctcacagGTCCCTCAAGAAAAATAGCTCTCGATATCACTGTTGGTTTAGTAAAAAATTAACAGAAGCATAGAAAAATAGGAATGAAAGGGATGATTGAATTCATTAACCAAGCAACTTTGCAGCCCTTGAGACACTAACAAATCTCCTCTTATGGAAGGGAATAAACTTCACATATATTTAAATCCAGATGATAGAACATCTGAAGCAGTGATGCTAAGCTCCTTTTTAAATCCCATTGGTTTATCGATTCTTTAAAGAATTATCTAACCAATGAAAAATTTCAGGAAGTATTTTCAGAAAAGGCCTTCCTTTCTTATGACATGGAAGATAGACTTCTATGGAAGTTTAGTACTTAACGGTGAAGTCTgactataattttattgttcaaGATAGACAGAGTTCTCAACATCCTTGTTCAAGGAGGTCTAGTAAATTCTGGATTTtcatttggttttaaaattttcctttcagAGTCATTCTCTTCATCTATAAACTTGCAATAATGGTTTGCCCTGTATATTGAAATTGCCAAAAGAGTTCCAATCCAAGATACCTCTTGTCCTTTCTGCAAAGAGATGAATGAAACTATATATAGAACAACTATTCGTATCTTGTTCGTTTTCAAAAGCTGTCTAGCTCACTTGGATTCATGACTAATAATTTTTCTGTTAATGATTGACCAGATTTCTTTCTGCATTTTAAGAATGCTTCAAAAAGATCAACACACTACTATTGTTGTCAGCATACTATCCACGTATCATTTACGtgataatttttatctattacGTCAgcattattaataataaaattggtaGCAAATTTTTCTGTTAACTAAAAAGCTTGATTGTTTTGGAAAGATGAATTTTCAAgccttaattgattttttattttttagtaccCTTCAGCGAAATTAGAATAGCTAGTAATTAGAAAAGGTAGAAGAAAAAGTCAGTTTATAAAATGTTACTCGAGTAAACTTCTAGATGCCACGGTGAAGAAGAAGTCAGTTGACTTGGATGGTCAATATTAAAGAGGACCAATTTAATTTGTGACCTCTTCTTCATATGAATAtcatatatgatatatataaacaaaaaacaaaaacaaaaacaaagactTGTGCTGAAACTTAAAACCCATTGCTGCTCTACAATTTCCAACTTTCCTTGCATAATCAAAGAGGTTCCCATAGCCATGGATCAACAATTTCTCATGGCGGCTAGAACCGGAAACTTAAACCTCATCAAGCAACTCGTAGATGCTGAAACCAACATCCTAAACGCCATCACTCCACAAGCAACACTGCTCTTCACATGGCTGCACGATTCGGACACAAAGATTTGGTGGAACAGATAATAAATTGGCATCCGAATCTCATCCACAAGACCAACCTCAATGGTGAAACACCCTTTCATGTAGCCGCAAAGGCCGGACGGTTCGATGTTATTCTCTTGTTCAAGGCTACTGTGGAAGATATAGCAAGGGTCAGAGACAAGCATGGCGACACCCCTTTACATTGTGCTGTCAGAAATAATCATAAGTTGGTTATATGGCTAGTGGTAGACGGAGATCAGGAAGCTTTGAGGCTAGTCAACAATGCCGGGGAATCTCCGCTTGTTGTCGCCATTGATTTAGGCTTAACTAATGTTGCTCACAGCATCATATTTGGAAATCCATCCACTCTTGATCATAGAGGAAACAATGGCCAAACACCGCTGCACCGTGCCGTCTTAAGCCGCGATCTGGGTAAATCTAGCTGTCACTTTGTCAAGATTTCGATATTTACTGTAGTTTTAATCAAATGGTTATGATTTAGAAGCTATCGTGGACAGAATCCTGGTTTTGAAACCAGAGTTGATCACCATGCAAGATGGGAAAGGGAGAAATCCCCTTCACTATGCTGTTTCCTTGGGTGACTATGAAATGGTTAAGAAATTACTAGAATGCAATAGTTCAGCTGCATATCAAGTAGATAATAATCGACAGATACCTCTCCACTTTTCTGCCAAGAATGGTCAAGTAAGCTTGTTGAAGCTGCTGCTAAATCCTTGCCCGGACACCGTTGAGATGATCAACAATGAGCAATGGAATATTCTCCACCTTTCTGCTAAAAATGGGTACGTGAATGTAGTATTGTATGTCTTGGATTTGCCTGAAGCTGAAGATTTGGTTAATGGATCAGATATTGCTGGAAACACCCCTTTGCATCTTGCAGCAATGAACTTCCTTAGCAATGTGGTCTATTTTTTGTCAAGGAATTCAAAGGTGAACATTAGGGTAATGAATCAGAATTCTCAGACAGCTTTGGATGTTGTCTATTCAATTGAAGATGGTGGGATGGAACTACAAAAGGTACAAAAATTAAGGAATCAGAACTTATGTTATTTGGATTCAGAGGATTACTGAATAACAATAGTTGTGTTTTTCAATTGCAGCACTTGACCTTAAAGGCTTTGAAGAGTTCTTATACGAAGAGAGCTGGCGATCTCCTTCAAGACGGAGGATTCGTCGATACAGATGTcgagaaaacaaacaaaatcggACAAAAAAGCAGGGAAATGGCGACAACTATGTTGCTGATGGCAACACTGATTGCTACATTTACATTCACAGCAGCTTTTACAATCCCTGGAGGTTTCAAAAACAATGGTCCAGACGAGGGTATGTCGACATTACTCGGTAAGTCTGCCTTTAAAGCATTCGTAGTCACGGATTCGATTGCCTTCACCTCATCAATGACTGCAGCAGTGCTGGTTTTCTGGTCATCTTCATATCAAGTCACTGAATCATTCATGGACACACTTCCTTTCGCCATTGCTTTTACTTGGATTGCACTTGTGGCGATGGCATTGGCATTCGTTACGGGATTGTTCGTAGTGTTGTCCAAGACCTTGTGGCTTGCCATACTGGTTTGTTTCATCGGTTGTGCATCGCCTGCAATTCTTTACTTATTTGGACCGTTGTTTCTCCTCGTGTTCGATCGCTTGTCATCTTCTTCGACCTCTCTCGCTCGCCGACGTAACATACTTGAAGACAACCCGTTTTTGTTTATCTTTCGATTGACAAAGATGATTTACTGAAGTAAAAAGATAAAAGGCTAAAATGTGTCTGTAGTCTCTGTACctttggaaaattaaaaatttagtccatgtacttgTATATCTAAAATTTAGTCACTCtactttgtaatttttaaagttattctttttgttaaattcaggttttacttaatatttatgcaattaaaaaaattactgtaactaacttgaatttaacaaaaaaaattaaccatattaattttcaaaaataaatactaaatttttaattttcgaaaagtagtacatattttaaccaaagaTAAACTAGTAACACAAAGGAATACGTGATTCAACCTGTTGGCCGACTGCTGTGAGATGTCTtgtttcaattaattttcatcTCAGCTGACCAAGTTATATCTCGATTATGGgatggtatttctacaattgcAACAGACCTTCTGAATTTAACCTCAGATTTCTTTGGTTCCGGCAGCAAAGCTCCCTGCGGTGCAAGTACAAATGTGTAAAAACTATGAACAAAAACAGAGAAAATCAAAGTAATTCAATATCTATAATTCATTCTATAAACCAAATTCCAaactaatgaaatttttatgttaatattgaatgtttaataTCGAAGAAAGGGGTGTG from Gossypium raimondii isolate GPD5lz chromosome 1, ASM2569854v1, whole genome shotgun sequence harbors:
- the LOC105780220 gene encoding LOW QUALITY PROTEIN: protein ACCELERATED CELL DEATH 6-like (The sequence of the model RefSeq protein was modified relative to this genomic sequence to represent the inferred CDS: inserted 1 base in 1 codon), coding for MDQQFLMAARTGNLNLIKQLVDAETNILNAITPQXNTALHMAARFGHKDLVEQIINWHPNLIHKTNLNGETPFHVAAKAGRFDVILLFKATVEDIARVRDKHGDTPLHCAVRNNHKLVIWLVVDGDQEALRLVNNAGESPLVVAIDLGLTNVAHSIIFGNPSTLDHRGNNGQTPLHRAVLSRDLAIVDRILVLKPELITMQDGKGRNPLHYAVSLGDYEMVKKLLECNSSAAYQVDNNRQIPLHFSAKNGQVSLLKLLLNPCPDTVEMINNEQWNILHLSAKNGYVNVVLYVLDLPEAEDLVNGSDIAGNTPLHLAAMNFLSNVVYFLSRNSKVNIRVMNQNSQTALDVVYSIEDGGMELQKHLTLKALKSSYTKRAGDLLQDGGFVDTDVEKTNKIGQKSREMATTMLLMATLIATFTFTAAFTIPGGFKNNGPDEGMSTLLGKSAFKAFVVTDSIAFTSSMTAAVLVFWSSSYQVTESFMDTLPFAIAFTWIALVAMALAFVTGLFVVLSKTLWLAILVCFIGCASPAILYLFGPLFLLVFDRLSSSSTSLARRRNILEDNPFLFIFRLTKMIY